The Bosea sp. AS-1 region GACGCCCGGCCAGCGCATTGCCCATCAGCAGCCTCGCGCCGCGCGGATGACGCAGCCGGTCGCGACCGTATTGCAGCAGCAGCTTCGCGCTGTGCTTGAAGTTCGCGAGGTTGCGGAAGCGGCCGACCAGCGCGTCGATGTCCTTGCGGTTCACCATCATGCCGCCGAGCACGGTAAATTCCTTCAACGGTGGGCGCAGCAGGGCGAAATCCGCGCCGAGATCGTTGCCGTCGTAAGGGGCGGGGTCGATGGTGCGACCGCCCTTGGAAGCGCCGGACTGCTCGGGCTGATAGTCTGGCGAATAGGCGCGCGATTCGAATTTGAGGGCTGTCTCGCGCTCGAAGAAGCGGACCATCTCCGGGCCGTTATCGAGGAAGGCGCGCATCAGGTCCGGCCGCAAGCGGTTGCCGAGCACGGCTTCGAGATAGATCAGCGCCGCTTCGCGGGTATCGGCATGGCCGGCTTTTTGGGCGTGCGGGTTCTCGGGGATCCACATGGCACCGCCCGAGACTGCCGTGCTGCCGCCGATATATTCGCTCTTCTCGACCACGAGCACGTCGAGCCCGGCCTTGGCGGCGGTTATTGCCGCCGAGAGGCCGCCCGCGCCCGAGCCGACCACGACGACGTCGTGGATCTCGTCGAATTTCTCGCTCATCGCCCGGCTCCGCTCAGACGCCCATGCCGCCGCCGAGCGACTTGCCGCCGTCGACGAGCAGGACCTGGCCGTAGATGAAATTGGTGCGCGGCGAGGCGAGGAAGGCGACGGCGTTGGCGATGTCCTCGGGCGCCGCGAGCGCGCCGGTCGGCTGTTGGGCGAGCAGGGCAGCGCGCGCTTCCTCCGACTGCTTCGCCACCATCTCGGTCGCAACCCCGCCCGGCGCCACCGCGTTGACCGCGATACCGCGCGGCAGCAGCTCCATCGCCATCGCCCGCGTCAGCCCGACGACGGCCGCCTTGGAGGCGACGTAATGGGCGTGGTTGCGCGCGCCGAGGAAGGTGCGGGACGAGATGTTGACGATGCGCCCGCCTTTTTCCATCCGCCGCGCCACCGCCTGCGAAA contains the following coding sequences:
- a CDS encoding SDR family oxidoreductase codes for the protein MATPLEKPLALVTGGARGIGRAIVERLCADGFAVGILDREKETATALVAELTAQGHDVFFEPVDLADHAGLAALAERLPVAQALVNNAGIFENKPFFDLAAGDFTRMMDVNVTALFLLSQAVARRMEKGGRIVNISSRTFLGARNHAHYVASKAAVVGLTRAMAMELLPRGIAVNAVAPGGVATEMVAKQSEEARAALLAQQPTGALAAPEDIANAVAFLASPRTNFIYGQVLLVDGGKSLGGGMGV